The Acidobacteriota bacterium genome contains the following window.
TTTCTTTGCCCGATTCCTCGTCCAGTGGATCGCTTCCGAGCGTCGAAAGGAAAGCGTAGTCCCGGTCGCTTTCTGGTTCTTCAGCCTGGGCGGCGGCTTGGTCCTGCTCTCCTACGCCCTGTGGCGGCAGGATCCGGTGTTCATCGCCGGTCAGAGCATCGGGCTGTTGGTCTATAGCCGCAATCTCTGGTTCATCTACGGTCGGAGTGAGACCGCCGGCGACTCTTGATGGAATCCTCCACTCCCACCGGCAGTGGCCTGGCGGCCTGGCAGCATCGTGCCCTGATCGTCGGTCTCGGACTGCTGCTCTTCCTCCCCGGCCTCGGGTCCCGGGATCTCTGGAACCCGGATGAGCCCCGCTATGCGGAGGTGGCGCGGGAGATGGTGGCCAGCGGCGAGTTCTTGGTGCCGCACCTCAACGGCGAGATCTACGCCCAGAAGCCTCCGCTGCTCTTCTGGGCCATCGCCGCCAGCGGTGCGGTGCTGGGGGAGATCGGTCCGGCGGCGGCGCGGCTGCCCTCCGCCCTCGCCGCCACCGCCACCCTGTTGCTGGTCTTCGAGCTCGGCATCCTGCTCTTCGGCCTGCGGGCTGCCTGGCTGGCGGTGGCGGTGCTGGCCACCGCCGCGCGCATCCTCTGGCAGGGCAGGGTAGGGCAGATCGACATGTTGTTGGTGAGCCTGGTGACCCTGGCCATGACGTGTTGGGTGCGAGGCTATCTCGCCACAGAAGATCGGCAACGCTACCGCTGGTATCTCGGCTTCTTCGCCGCCGCCGGCTTCGCCACCCTCGCCAAGGGACCGGTGGGGCTCTTGCCGCCATTGCTCTCCATCGTCGCCTTCCTGCTCTTCACCGGCCAGCGCCAAGCGCTGCGCCAGCTGCGGGTCGGCCGTGGCCTGCTGCTGTGGTTGGCGGTGGTGGTGGCGTGGCTGGGGCCGGCGCTGCTGGCCGGTGGCGGCGAGTATGCGCAGCAGATTCTGTTCAAGCAGAATGTCACCCGTTACGTCGAGCCTTGGCACCATCATCGCCCCTGGTACTACTACCTGACGGCGCTACTCCACGACTTCTTTCCCTGGTCTTTGCTGCTGCCGTCGGCGCTGGTGGTGGGCTGGCGGCGCTTCACCGGCGAGCGCCGCCGTTGGTATCTCTTCGCTCTGTGCTGGATGGTGGTGACGCTGGTCTTCTTCAGCCTGTCCCCGGGCAAGCGGACGGTGTACATCCTCACCATGTATCCGGCCATGGCGCTGCTGGTGGCGGCGTGGGTGGACTCCATCGCCGCGGGCGAGAGTCGGCAGCGTTGGCTGACCTGGCCGCTGGGCCTGCTGACGGCGCTCCTGGCGGCGGTGACGGTGCTGGCGCCGGGGCAGCTGCCGGAGGTCGAGGGGCTGAGCCTCTTCGATCCCTGGGTCGGCACGGTGGTACTGGTGGTGCCGGCGGCGCTGGCGGTGGGGGCGGGGGTGGCCTGGTTGACTTGCTGGGGGCGCCGGCCGGCGGCGGCGGTGGCGCTGCTGGCCACCACCATGGCGTCGGTGCTGGCCACGGCATTGTTGCTCCTGCTGCCGGAGCTGGACCGCATCAAGTCCGCCGAGCCCCTGTCCCGGGAGCTGCTGGCGGCCATGGAGCCGGGGGATACCTACGCCTTCTACCCGCGCATCGACCCGCGCTTCGTCTTCTACACTCGCCGCTTCGCTGAAATCCTCGAGGATCGGACCCAGCTGGATGCCTATCTCGCGCCGCCCCCGGCGGACGCCGGAGGCCGTTGGCTGCTGGTGGAGCGGGACGACTTCGCCCGGCTGGAGGATCTACCGCCGCTGGTGGAGGTGGCCCGAGATGGCGATCCGAAGGATGGCTATCTGCTGCTGCGCCCCGCTGCCACCGCCGGGACGGAGATCGGGGAGGAGGCCGTGGAGGTGCTGGCGGTGGCGGAGGATGGGGATCAAGACTCTTCGGATCGGGAGCCAGCGGATCGAGTCACCGAGCTGCGCATTCAGCTGCAGCGGGTGGAGAGCCTGGAGGATGCGGGCTACGTCCAACCCGGGGAGGAGCTGATCCTGACGGTGGGGGATCGGCTGCGGCTGACCTTGGTGGCCATTCTCGGCGAGCGCCGGCGGGCACCGGCGGCGGTTCGGGCGGAGCTGTCGGTGGAGGGCAATGCCTCCCACGAGAAGATCCTGCGCTTGGAGTCCGTGGATCCGGAAGAAGGGTCGGCGGTGTTGACGGCCCTGAGGCCGACGGGAGACGGCGAGGCACGGGTGCGGTTGCGCTACCGGATTCTCGACGAGATGAATATCCGCGGCGGGCTGGTCAGCGGCACCATACGGGTACGGGTGCTCAGCCCGCGGCCTTGATCCGCGGAATCTCCCGGAAGTAGGACAGGAAGAGGATCAGGAAGAGGGGATGCGCGCCACCAGGTCGATTTCCACCAGCGCGCCCTTGGGCAGCGCCGCCGCCTGCACCGTCGAGCGCGCCGGCCGGTGGTCTCCCATGGCCTCGCCGTAGAGCTCGTTGAGGCGGCCGAAATCGCCCATGTCCGAGACGTAGATGGTGGCCTTGATCACGTGCTGGAAGCCGCAGCCGGCGCTCGCCAGCACCGCCGCCAAATTCTTTAGCACTTGCCGAGCCTGGGCCTCGAAGCCTCCCTCGACCATCTCACCGGTGGCCGGGTCGAGGCCGATCTGGCCGGAGGTGTAGAGCCGGCCGTCGATGGCGACGGCTTGGGAGTAGGGGCCGATGGCGGCGGGGGCTTGGTCGGTGTGGCAGAACTTCATGGTGGCTCTCCGAGGCTAGATCGCGGTGATGGGGGACCGGCGCTTCGAATCCGGTGGGCTGGCGGTCAGTCTTCGTCCTTGGCGGGGGGCTCGATGTAGCCGATGTAGGGCAGATTGCGGTATTTCTCGTCGAAGTCCAGACCGTAGCCGACCACGAAGCGGTCCTCGATGGGGAAGCCGCAATAGTCCACGGAGACGTCCACCTCGCGGCGGGAGGCCTTGTCCAGCAGGGCACAGAGCTTGACGCTCTCGGCGCCGCGGAAGCGCAGCAGACCGAGGATGGTGTTGAGGGTGTGACCGGTATCGACGATGTCTTCCACCAGCAGGACGTGGGCGCCGCGGATGGAAATCTCGATGTCCTTGCGGATCCGCACCTCGCCGGGCTCGGTGCCCTCGCCGTAGCTGGAGGTCTGGAAGAAATCCATCACCACCGGCAGGTCCAGCTGCTTGAGCAGGTCGACCAGGAAGAAGACCGAGCCCTTGAGGACCCCGATGGCGATGAGCCGGTCGACCCCGGCGTAATCGCGGTTGATTTCCTCCGCCAGCTCGCGAATTCGCTGCTGAAGACGCTCTTCGCTGATCAGAATCTTGTCCTGCGGCTTCTCTCCGGCGTCGGCCATGGCATAAAATCCGTGAAATGTCCGTTCAAGAGCTGACCGCACTGCACAATCAGTACGTCGACCTATCCGACCGCTTCCGCGCGGCGTGGGCGTTCCACCAGTTCATCCAGAGCGTCCAGAAGATGTTCCTGCCGGAAATCTCCTCGCGCTTCGGGACCGGTTTTCAAGACACCTACAGCCAGATCAAGACCCTGTCCCGGAGCCTCAACGCTTCCGAGACGGACAGGATTCGCGTCGATATCGAGCGGATCGGAAGGCAGCTGCAGCGGCTCACCGCCCAGCTGCTGGAGGAGGATAGCAAAGTCGCTCCCCAATTGCTCCGGCAGTTCTTCCAGCGGGTCAAGAACTATGACGAGAAGATCCTCACCCAGCTGGTGAAGTTCTACATCTACTCCCTGGACAGCGACTCCTGGGAGCCGGCGCGCATCGACAAGATGGACTATCTGCTCACCCGCGTCGCGGAGCAGACCGCGGCTCTGCCCGACGGCAACGGTCTGGGAGAAGTCCGGCGGCTCAAAGAAATCCTTCTGGGGTTGTGGAAGCTGCTGGACCGGGATCCGCCGGCGGAGGAGCTGGTCACCGCTCATCTGCGCTCTCTCGACGCCCTGCGCCAAACCCTCGACGGCATCGAGACGCTGGACGACCTCAATGACCAGCAGGTGGTAGACCATTTCCGGCAGTTCAAGCACTCGCTGGGAGAGCTCTTCTTCCATCCCAAGGTGCTCCTCGCCATCGCCGAGACCAACCTGCGGCTGAACTACTTGATCCAGCAGCTCTACCGTCAGGAGGAGCGGCGCATCGTCACCGATTACCAGCGCATCTTCGAGCTCGAGCGGGAGGTGCCGGTGGACGGCGAGACCAACCTCGAGCTGAGCCAGTTCCGGGAGTCCGTGGAGCGCTTCGAGCAGCAGCTGGAGAGCCAGGAGCTGCGGCTCCAGGACCTGGCCCAGATCCGCGACCGGGTGCGCACCCTGCTGCCCAAGCTCAGCCGCTCCGCCGGCGTCGAGGGCTACGGCACCTACGGGGATGAATCGGAGGACGAGGAAGAGCCCATCTCCCAGGTGCACGCGGTGCTCAGCCCCGGCAGCACCATGCCGACGCCCATGGAGAGCAGTCAGTCGGGCGAGCTGGGGAAGACCTACGAGAAGCTGGTGGAGGCTCTTTCCGAGAGCAGCCACAACGCCACTCCCAAAGCGGTTGCCCTGAGTCGCGAGCTCTTCCCCTACCGGTTGGAGAGCCGCGAGGTGGTGGCCTTCCGCCGCCTCAACAACGACGACGAGGCGGACAAAGGCCTGGAGCGCTTCATCCTCGAGGCGGCGGCACTACGGGTGCGCATCAACGAGGACGCGGAGGACATCAAGGGCATCCTCGACGACACTGCGGTCACCGGCGCCGGCCCGATCTTCGAGCGCGCCCGCCGCACGGTGCGCTGGGGCGATTCCTTCCTCAGCCAGTTCGGCCATCTCATCGAGCAGCAGGTGCTGGAGTCGAAGGTGGTGGAGGCCCACCAGCTGCAGATTCTGCGCATGCGCCTGATGCGCGACTACTCGGGACTGTGGCTGCTGGTCTACAAGCGGTTCTTGGGGAGTCAGCGGTCCTAGCACCCGATGGCGCGCAGCAGCTCCGGGTCCTGGAGCAGCGCTGTGAGCAGTCGCTGGACGTCGTCGGCGGCGGCCTGGCCGGCGGCTAGGACTTCGCCGTGGTGCAGGGTTTCGCCGCTGACCCCGGCGCCGTGGTTGGAGACCAGCGAGATGCAGCAGCAGGCCAGGCCCATCTGGCGGGCGGCGATCACTTCCTGCACCGTCGACATGCCCACCACATCCGCTCCCAGCGCCGCCAGCATGCGCACCTCCGCCGGCGTTTCATAGGCCGGACCTAGGACGCCCGCGTACACCCCCCGTTGGAGGTCCACGTCCAGGCGTTGGGCGTGGTGCTGGGCGCGCTCCCGCAGGCCGCGGCTATAAGCCTGGCTCATGTCGGGGAATTGGGGACCCCAGGTTCCCGGCAGCTGTCCCAGCAGCGGGCTGGTGCCGGTGAGATTGATCTGATCCTCCAGCAGCACCAGGCTGCCCGGCACCAGCTCCGGTCGCAGGCCGCCGGCGGCGTTGGTCATGACCAGCACCGAGGCTCCCAGCAGCGCCGCCAGTCGCACCGGAAAGACCACTTGGTGGCCGCTATAACCCTGGTAGGCGTGAAGGCGGCCGCGCAAATAGAGCACCGGCCGGTCCGGCAGCGCCTCGACGATCTCGAAGGAGTGGGGGTGGCCCTCGATGCTGTGCACCGGGAAGGGCAGCAGCTCGCTCAGCGGCGCCGGTCCATAGACCGTCTTGCCCAGCTCCACCGCCAACCCCGACCCCGCCACCGCCAGCGCCTGGGGCCGCGGCCAACCCTTTTCGTCCCAGGCCTCGACGGCTTGTTGCAGCTCTTGGTGAAAAGTCTCCATGGCGGCGCATCGTATCAGGAGCGGAAGGCGTCGGTACGGGAGAGCGACTCGATGGTCATGGCTCTTCGAGATCCTTCCCTGCTTGACATCTTCCCTGGGTGATGATTCAATAGTTGATAGGTCAAGTGTTGTTGCGTCGACATACGCAGCACAGAGGCCCACGAAATCGAACGACCAAGAACGAATCACAGCAAGCATTGAGGAGACGACGATGAGCATTCGAGACAAGGTCCAGACGGTGATCGACGGAATTCTGGCGGGGAAGATCCTCGAGACCTTTGACGAGCACTACGCCGACGACGTGGTGATGAGCGAGAACGGCCAGGACGAGCGGGTGGGCAAGCAGGCCTGCCGGGAGTACGAGGTGGCCTTCGTGGAGAACGTCGAATTCCACGGTGCCAAGGCTGGCCTGGTGCTGGTGGACGGCGACCACGCGGCGGTGGAGTGGGAGTTCGACCTCACCCCCGCCGGCGGTGAGCGGGTGGTGCAGAAGCAGGTGGCGCTGCAGACCTGGAAGGACGGCAAGATCGTGCGCGAGGTCTTCTACCACGGCTGAGGTTGCGGCGGCTCTTATGAAGACCTCTGACCTGAAACTCTCTTGGGTTGAAGGCTCCTGTTCCTCACTCGCGAGTACCTCAAAACTCGTCACTCCCGCCTTTGCGGGAATGACGAAGGGGGTGAGGGCAGTAGGAAAGGTTGGTGGTCTCGGCACCTCCGCCCGGGGATCCAATCCCCGGGCTACTCAGGTTCCGCCAGCTCCGCTGGCTCCGGAGGGGAGAGCACAGATCTCCTGGTTCCCATGCTCCAGCGTGGGAACCAACACTCGTGCGCTTTGCACCAACGCCGAGGCCCCGCTCCAGCGGGGCGGGTGAGCCTTCGTAGCGAGATCCCTGGGGCTGACCGGATTCACACCCCCACCCCCGACGCTGGAGCGTCTCCCCTGGGCTCCCACGCTGAAGCGTGGGAGCAAGAAGGCTCTGAGCAGAGTCTGGGGAGCCGGATTCATC
Protein-coding sequences here:
- a CDS encoding RidA family protein, producing the protein MKFCHTDQAPAAIGPYSQAVAIDGRLYTSGQIGLDPATGEMVEGGFEAQARQVLKNLAAVLASAGCGFQHVIKATIYVSDMGDFGRLNELYGEAMGDHRPARSTVQAAALPKGALVEIDLVARIPSS
- a CDS encoding glycosyltransferase family 39 protein, translated to MESSTPTGSGLAAWQHRALIVGLGLLLFLPGLGSRDLWNPDEPRYAEVAREMVASGEFLVPHLNGEIYAQKPPLLFWAIAASGAVLGEIGPAAARLPSALAATATLLLVFELGILLFGLRAAWLAVAVLATAARILWQGRVGQIDMLLVSLVTLAMTCWVRGYLATEDRQRYRWYLGFFAAAGFATLAKGPVGLLPPLLSIVAFLLFTGQRQALRQLRVGRGLLLWLAVVVAWLGPALLAGGGEYAQQILFKQNVTRYVEPWHHHRPWYYYLTALLHDFFPWSLLLPSALVVGWRRFTGERRRWYLFALCWMVVTLVFFSLSPGKRTVYILTMYPAMALLVAAWVDSIAAGESRQRWLTWPLGLLTALLAAVTVLAPGQLPEVEGLSLFDPWVGTVVLVVPAALAVGAGVAWLTCWGRRPAAAVALLATTMASVLATALLLLLPELDRIKSAEPLSRELLAAMEPGDTYAFYPRIDPRFVFYTRRFAEILEDRTQLDAYLAPPPADAGGRWLLVERDDFARLEDLPPLVEVARDGDPKDGYLLLRPAATAGTEIGEEAVEVLAVAEDGDQDSSDREPADRVTELRIQLQRVESLEDAGYVQPGEELILTVGDRLRLTLVAILGERRRAPAAVRAELSVEGNASHEKILRLESVDPEEGSAVLTALRPTGDGEARVRLRYRILDEMNIRGGLVSGTIRVRVLSPRP
- a CDS encoding lipid-A-disaccharide synthase N-terminal domain-containing protein, with the translated sequence FFARFLVQWIASERRKESVVPVAFWFFSLGGGLVLLSYALWRQDPVFIAGQSIGLLVYSRNLWFIYGRSETAGDS
- a CDS encoding purine-nucleoside phosphorylase, whose translation is METFHQELQQAVEAWDEKGWPRPQALAVAGSGLAVELGKTVYGPAPLSELLPFPVHSIEGHPHSFEIVEALPDRPVLYLRGRLHAYQGYSGHQVVFPVRLAALLGASVLVMTNAAGGLRPELVPGSLVLLEDQINLTGTSPLLGQLPGTWGPQFPDMSQAYSRGLRERAQHHAQRLDVDLQRGVYAGVLGPAYETPAEVRMLAALGADVVGMSTVQEVIAARQMGLACCCISLVSNHGAGVSGETLHHGEVLAAGQAAADDVQRLLTALLQDPELLRAIGC
- the hpt gene encoding hypoxanthine phosphoribosyltransferase, with the translated sequence MADAGEKPQDKILISEERLQQRIRELAEEINRDYAGVDRLIAIGVLKGSVFFLVDLLKQLDLPVVMDFFQTSSYGEGTEPGEVRIRKDIEISIRGAHVLLVEDIVDTGHTLNTILGLLRFRGAESVKLCALLDKASRREVDVSVDYCGFPIEDRFVVGYGLDFDEKYRNLPYIGYIEPPAKDED
- a CDS encoding nuclear transport factor 2 family protein → MSIRDKVQTVIDGILAGKILETFDEHYADDVVMSENGQDERVGKQACREYEVAFVENVEFHGAKAGLVLVDGDHAAVEWEFDLTPAGGERVVQKQVALQTWKDGKIVREVFYHG